A stretch of Endozoicomonas sp. SCSIO W0465 DNA encodes these proteins:
- a CDS encoding cation:dicarboxylate symporter family transporter codes for MNIIEYLVKVKLPAMLLIVLFIPVLTDSWVSYDVKSFFFSLSLTIKTLLVFVLPFIVFSFVVTCLARMGKNALLFTLLLIGMVFASNIAAIFTGYTIGSIMVPLISMPVIPDALDGSGLAIMWVFERPPLLTNMNALIVGFIAGMLVNLLDSQPLRELCFRASDFSGWFLKHIFIPILPFFILGFAFKLHADGILRQAISAFGPIMLLVIVSQLAYLFIYFFVAAKLSLRDFLTYVGNVFPAWLTGLSTVSSAASMPVLIDSTEKNIGNPIMARTIVPATINIHTIGSAIGLTILALVTLNTFNLPMPDLQSFAIFGFYYALAKFSVAAVPGGVILVVGPILQSLMGFSDEMLGLITAVYMIFDPFGTAMNVSGNGAFAILFSRLCQCFGINGGDDDNNEDNNHEPESSVA; via the coding sequence GTGAATATTATTGAGTATCTGGTCAAAGTTAAATTGCCGGCCATGCTGCTAATAGTGCTGTTTATCCCCGTTCTTACAGACTCCTGGGTGAGCTATGATGTTAAGTCTTTTTTCTTCTCCCTAAGTCTCACCATTAAGACACTGCTGGTTTTTGTCCTGCCGTTTATTGTTTTCAGTTTCGTGGTTACCTGCCTGGCCAGAATGGGGAAGAATGCTTTGTTATTCACTCTTCTGCTAATCGGGATGGTTTTTGCCTCCAACATTGCAGCCATTTTCACCGGGTATACCATAGGCAGTATCATGGTGCCGCTCATATCGATGCCTGTCATCCCTGACGCACTAGATGGCAGTGGTCTGGCAATCATGTGGGTGTTTGAACGCCCCCCTCTGCTCACCAATATGAATGCCTTAATTGTCGGGTTTATTGCAGGAATGCTGGTGAATCTGCTGGATAGTCAACCGCTAAGGGAGCTTTGCTTTAGGGCAAGTGATTTTTCAGGGTGGTTCCTGAAACATATTTTTATCCCCATACTGCCTTTTTTTATTCTTGGATTTGCGTTCAAACTTCATGCTGATGGTATTTTGCGTCAGGCTATCTCTGCTTTTGGCCCGATTATGTTGCTGGTTATTGTTTCGCAGTTGGCTTATCTCTTTATCTACTTTTTTGTGGCGGCAAAACTTTCATTACGGGATTTTTTAACCTACGTGGGTAACGTGTTTCCTGCATGGTTAACGGGTTTGAGCACCGTTTCCAGTGCTGCCAGCATGCCGGTTTTAATCGACAGTACCGAAAAAAATATTGGTAACCCCATCATGGCGAGAACCATCGTCCCTGCGACAATCAATATTCACACCATTGGCAGTGCGATTGGTTTGACTATCCTGGCATTGGTAACGCTGAATACCTTCAATCTGCCGATGCCTGATCTGCAAAGCTTTGCCATTTTTGGCTTTTACTATGCACTGGCCAAGTTTTCGGTGGCGGCTGTGCCGGGAGGTGTCATCCTTGTGGTGGGCCCTATATTGCAGAGTCTGATGGGTTTCTCCGACGAGATGTTGGGGTTGATTACTGCTGTTTATATGATTTTTGACCCCTTTGGTACCGCTATGAATGTCAGCGGTAACGGTGCTTTTGCAATTTTATTCTCAAGGCTATGTCAGTGCTTTGGCATTAACGGTGGTGATGACGACAATAATGAGGATAATAACCATGAACCTGAAAGTAGCGTGGCTTGA
- a CDS encoding transposase produces the protein MNIGRISDLISNDTCFEMIRENRWPDGTVLCPHCDSENVKKNGHDNVQVECQHYYCKSCKRYFDDLTNTVFAGHHRPLKVWIACLYLMGLNVSNSQIAQELDLCVSDAHHMTTVLRNGVVDRKPEVILDGEVEFDEVYIVAGHKGHPEALKKSGSSTEKKKA, from the coding sequence ATGAATATAGGCCGAATCTCAGATCTCATCAGTAATGACACCTGCTTTGAGATGATCCGTGAGAACCGCTGGCCAGATGGCACTGTTCTCTGTCCGCACTGTGATTCTGAGAATGTCAAAAAGAATGGACACGACAATGTGCAGGTAGAGTGCCAGCACTATTACTGTAAGTCCTGTAAGCGCTACTTCGATGACCTGACAAATACGGTTTTCGCAGGACACCACCGACCACTCAAAGTCTGGATTGCCTGTCTCTATTTAATGGGGCTGAACGTCTCCAACAGCCAGATAGCTCAGGAACTTGATCTGTGTGTCAGTGATGCACACCATATGACCACAGTCTTACGAAATGGTGTTGTTGACCGAAAGCCTGAAGTGATTCTTGATGGCGAAGTTGAATTCGACGAGGTCTACATTGTAGCTGGTCACAAGGGACACCCTGAAGCATTAAAAAAATCTGGATCGTCCACCGAGAAAAAGAAGGCTTAA
- a CDS encoding IS1595 family transposase: MDRPPRKRRLKGAPGRGTLEKDKPPVLGMIQRGGQVIINMLSNVKKATIEPFIKKHVAPQSQIYTDEYNIYDDLESWGFRHKTVCHGKGEYARDDDKDGIYEVHVNTMEGFWSLLRSWLRPHRGISQEALPLYLGFFEFLHNIGRRGKSLLQPLVNLLVT; encoded by the coding sequence CTGGATCGTCCACCGAGAAAAAGAAGGCTTAAAGGCGCTCCGGGCCGTGGGACTCTTGAAAAAGACAAACCGCCGGTATTGGGAATGATTCAAAGGGGAGGTCAGGTCATTATCAACATGCTGTCGAACGTTAAGAAGGCGACAATCGAACCATTTATCAAGAAACACGTAGCCCCACAGAGCCAGATTTATACCGATGAATACAACATCTATGATGACCTTGAAAGCTGGGGCTTCAGACATAAAACGGTCTGTCACGGCAAAGGTGAGTATGCTCGTGATGATGACAAAGACGGTATTTACGAGGTGCATGTTAATACTATGGAGGGGTTTTGGTCACTTCTACGCTCGTGGCTAAGGCCTCACAGGGGAATATCCCAAGAGGCTTTACCCCTTTACCTTGGCTTTTTTGAGTTTTTGCATAATATTGGCCGAAGAGGCAAAAGTCTTCTTCAGCCCTTAGTCAACTTGCTGGTTACATAG
- the recD gene encoding exodeoxyribonuclease V subunit alpha produces the protein MLTQLQLLEQQGIIRALDYQFAKLIHAMNPDPLLTLAAANVSFELGQGNVCMTLASDFSIFGLDETESAQLMDTIAIPKEQWMTNLKNTQVVGEGNEPTPLVLDSECLYLYRYWEYECNIARFLKSRSTEALDADEARSMLQRLFKRDYPDIAQRCKGKSEAAQKAELIKWLDIESIDGLDWDAILDSVNQGADPDTLNSLIPESACLNWQKIAAALAATRSFSVISGGPGTGKTTTVTRLLALLTELGLKRHSPPDIKLVAPTGKAAARLTESIGGALAKINCSETVREMIPTQAGTLHRLLGVIPGKTGFIHNKNNRLHLDILVVDEASMIDLPLMSHLLEALPDHARLILLGDRDQLSSVEAGSVLGDICAAASFGYSNEQRNLLERLTGHDLAKREPTQAKTNHAVSDSLCLLRKSYRFDAHSGIGNLAKAVNNNDHHALKSVFTSGFDDIARFSIATNPDYQQLIQQSVESYRHYLELIQQKREPQHILDAFSRFQVLCALREGPYGLSGLNEAIENALQQKGLIEVSGQWYEGRPVLITRNDHGLGLYNGDIGITIRGSDGQLRIAFQLPYQQVRQFLPSRLPEHETVFAMTIHKSQGSEFANVVMVLPDKDSPIITRELVYTGITRAKSKLTLFAEMDILIKAAKSPTKRQSGLYQRLVQ, from the coding sequence ATGCTAACTCAGCTGCAGTTACTGGAACAACAGGGCATTATTCGAGCCCTGGATTATCAATTCGCCAAACTGATTCACGCCATGAACCCCGATCCATTGCTGACTCTGGCTGCCGCTAATGTCAGCTTTGAATTGGGACAGGGCAATGTATGCATGACCCTGGCATCGGACTTCAGCATTTTTGGTCTGGATGAGACAGAAAGTGCTCAACTGATGGATACCATTGCCATTCCTAAAGAGCAGTGGATGACGAACCTGAAAAACACTCAGGTTGTGGGAGAAGGCAATGAGCCAACCCCCCTGGTGCTCGATAGTGAGTGCCTCTATCTCTATCGATACTGGGAATACGAATGCAATATTGCCCGATTTCTCAAGAGTAGAAGCACAGAAGCGCTGGATGCAGATGAAGCCCGCTCAATGTTGCAAAGACTTTTTAAGCGGGATTACCCCGACATAGCTCAACGGTGTAAAGGGAAGTCCGAAGCCGCTCAGAAAGCCGAACTCATTAAGTGGCTGGATATTGAGTCCATTGACGGGCTTGATTGGGACGCCATTCTGGATTCGGTTAACCAGGGAGCTGATCCAGATACTCTGAATTCACTCATTCCGGAGTCTGCGTGCCTGAACTGGCAAAAAATTGCCGCGGCATTGGCGGCCACCCGCTCATTTTCAGTTATCAGTGGCGGCCCGGGAACCGGAAAAACCACCACCGTTACCCGACTTCTGGCGCTTCTCACCGAGCTGGGCCTGAAGCGCCATTCACCTCCGGATATTAAGCTGGTTGCTCCCACCGGCAAGGCTGCAGCTCGCTTAACCGAGTCCATTGGTGGAGCACTGGCAAAGATAAACTGCAGTGAAACAGTAAGGGAGATGATCCCTACCCAGGCCGGAACACTGCACCGTTTACTGGGCGTAATCCCCGGAAAAACCGGCTTTATCCACAATAAAAACAATCGGTTACACCTTGATATTCTGGTTGTGGATGAAGCTTCCATGATCGACCTGCCACTGATGAGCCACTTACTGGAAGCACTGCCAGATCATGCCCGGTTAATTCTGTTAGGTGACCGTGATCAACTATCGTCAGTGGAAGCTGGCAGTGTCCTTGGTGATATCTGTGCAGCCGCCAGCTTTGGTTACTCAAATGAACAACGCAATCTGCTGGAAAGGTTAACCGGACATGATCTTGCTAAAAGGGAGCCGACACAGGCTAAAACAAACCACGCCGTTTCCGACAGCCTTTGCCTGTTGCGCAAAAGCTACCGCTTTGATGCTCATTCGGGTATAGGCAATCTGGCCAAAGCGGTAAACAACAATGATCATCACGCTTTGAAGTCAGTATTTACCTCAGGCTTTGATGATATAGCGCGCTTTTCCATCGCCACAAACCCTGATTATCAGCAATTGATACAACAATCTGTTGAGTCCTATCGTCACTACCTGGAACTCATTCAACAGAAAAGAGAACCTCAGCATATTCTCGATGCCTTTAGCCGTTTTCAGGTGTTATGTGCACTGCGGGAAGGTCCATATGGTCTTTCGGGTCTGAACGAAGCAATAGAGAACGCCCTGCAGCAAAAAGGCCTCATTGAAGTGTCTGGACAATGGTATGAAGGGCGGCCCGTCCTGATCACCCGCAATGATCACGGGCTTGGTCTTTACAATGGCGACATTGGAATTACCATCAGAGGATCTGATGGTCAACTCAGGATCGCTTTTCAGTTGCCCTATCAACAGGTCAGGCAGTTTCTGCCCAGCCGACTTCCTGAGCATGAAACCGTTTTTGCCATGACCATTCACAAAAGTCAGGGATCTGAGTTTGCCAATGTTGTCATGGTGTTACCGGATAAAGACAGTCCCATTATCACCCGTGAGCTTGTCTATACGGGCATTACCCGAGCCAAATCCAAACTTACGCTTTTCGCTGAAATGGACATTTTGATCAAAGCGGCAAAGTCACCAACCAAAAGACAATCAGGTCTTTATCAGCGGCTGGTTCAATAA
- a CDS encoding homoserine dehydrogenase: MKPVKIGICGLGTVGGGTVNVLQRNASSITARVGRPVIIEQVGARRDNPDCDTGSIRVTRDIFAVAHNPDIDILVETIGGYEVAKALILTAIEQGKHVVTANKALIAEHGNEIFEAAREKNVIVAYEAAVAGGIPIIKCLREGLSANSISWLAGIINGTGNYILTEMGDHNRPFDDVLKEAQALGYAEADPTFDVEGIDACHKLTIMASIAFGIPLQFNKAYTEGISKITPSDIQYAAALGFRIKHLGVARKAANGIELRVHPTLIPSDRPLANINGVMNSVVVQGDAAGQSMYSGPGAGAEPTASSVIADIIDIARTIDTPETAVNALGFPADRLSDTLSVLPITETVCSFYLRIHADDHPGVMNAVTQVLSSHGINIDAITQKVTREDDGCADIVILTQRILEDTMDKAIAELEALEDIKSPITRIRVETMT, translated from the coding sequence TTGAAACCGGTCAAAATAGGTATCTGTGGACTTGGCACTGTGGGTGGCGGCACGGTCAATGTCCTTCAACGTAACGCCAGCAGCATTACTGCACGGGTAGGTCGTCCTGTGATTATTGAGCAGGTTGGCGCACGCCGGGATAACCCTGACTGCGACACTGGAAGCATCCGCGTTACCCGGGATATTTTTGCAGTCGCTCACAATCCTGACATTGATATTCTGGTAGAAACCATTGGTGGCTATGAGGTTGCCAAAGCGCTGATTCTGACGGCAATCGAACAGGGAAAACATGTAGTCACTGCTAACAAGGCTCTGATTGCCGAACATGGTAACGAAATCTTCGAGGCTGCCCGCGAGAAAAATGTTATTGTCGCTTATGAAGCGGCCGTTGCCGGCGGCATTCCCATCATCAAGTGCCTGAGAGAAGGCTTGTCAGCGAATAGCATCAGCTGGCTGGCGGGTATTATTAATGGCACCGGTAACTACATCCTGACCGAAATGGGCGACCATAATCGTCCTTTTGACGATGTTCTGAAAGAAGCACAGGCGCTGGGCTATGCTGAAGCAGATCCAACGTTTGATGTCGAAGGTATTGATGCCTGCCACAAACTGACCATCATGGCGTCAATCGCCTTTGGTATTCCCCTGCAGTTCAACAAAGCCTATACCGAAGGCATCAGCAAGATTACCCCAAGCGACATCCAGTATGCTGCTGCTCTTGGTTTTAGAATCAAACACCTGGGTGTTGCGCGCAAAGCAGCCAATGGCATTGAACTGCGGGTACACCCGACACTGATTCCTTCCGATCGCCCACTGGCGAACATCAATGGTGTGATGAACTCTGTTGTGGTTCAGGGTGACGCGGCAGGTCAGAGCATGTACAGCGGTCCCGGGGCTGGAGCTGAACCTACGGCATCGTCTGTCATTGCGGATATCATCGATATTGCCAGAACCATTGACACTCCGGAAACTGCCGTTAATGCACTGGGCTTCCCGGCGGACCGTCTGAGCGACACTCTTTCTGTACTGCCAATTACCGAGACCGTATGCAGTTTCTATCTCCGCATCCATGCTGATGATCACCCGGGAGTAATGAATGCCGTTACCCAGGTGCTGAGCAGCCATGGCATTAATATTGATGCCATTACCCAGAAAGTCACTCGCGAGGATGATGGCTGTGCGGATATTGTTATCCTTACCCAACGTATTCTTGAAGACACCATGGACAAGGCCATAGCTGAACTCGAAGCACTGGAGGATATCAAATCCCCCATCACCCGGATTCGGGTAGAAACGATGACCTGA
- the ansA gene encoding asparaginase, giving the protein MSKKIYVAYTGGTIGMRPSDSGYAPGDNLMELLEEKLSADVMACLPEFELYQYPQLIDSSNIRPDNWKQIASDIASRYEEFDGFVVLHGTDTMAYSCSMISFMLQNLHKPVIFTGSQIPLCEARTDGLDNLVGALTMAADDRINEVCLYFNGRLLRGNRSCKLNAYLLDAFDSPNYPWLGRADIHVELNETLLWQPNGSEKFQLECSAETHVGILQLFPGINARWMESALNQPMDAFILRTYGTGNGPDADHALLDTLARATTSGKLIVNLSQCHRGTVHQGSYAAGTALAKAGIVGGLDTTTEAMFCKLHHLYSQGFSTEEVKAMLSVSLAGEVSI; this is encoded by the coding sequence ATGAGCAAGAAAATCTACGTTGCTTACACCGGTGGAACCATTGGCATGCGCCCTTCAGACTCCGGCTACGCGCCCGGTGATAACCTGATGGAGCTACTGGAAGAGAAGCTTTCTGCAGATGTCATGGCCTGCCTGCCAGAATTCGAACTCTATCAGTACCCTCAACTGATTGACTCCAGTAATATCCGTCCGGATAACTGGAAACAGATCGCTTCTGATATCGCCAGTCGATATGAGGAGTTTGACGGTTTCGTCGTCTTGCATGGTACCGACACGATGGCTTATTCATGCAGCATGATCTCATTTATGCTGCAAAACCTGCATAAGCCCGTGATCTTTACCGGCTCGCAAATTCCTCTCTGTGAAGCACGTACTGATGGTCTGGATAACCTGGTTGGCGCCCTTACCATGGCTGCTGATGACCGAATCAACGAGGTCTGCCTGTATTTCAATGGCCGTCTGTTGAGAGGCAATCGTTCCTGCAAGTTGAATGCCTACCTGCTTGATGCGTTTGACAGCCCCAACTATCCATGGCTTGGTCGGGCAGATATCCATGTAGAGCTCAATGAAACGCTCCTGTGGCAGCCAAACGGTTCAGAAAAGTTTCAGCTTGAGTGCAGCGCTGAAACTCATGTTGGCATTCTGCAGCTGTTTCCCGGTATTAATGCCCGGTGGATGGAGTCTGCACTGAATCAACCCATGGATGCCTTTATCCTGCGTACGTACGGTACAGGAAATGGTCCTGATGCTGATCATGCTCTGCTGGACACCTTGGCCAGAGCAACAACCTCAGGCAAATTGATTGTCAACCTGAGCCAATGCCACCGGGGTACGGTTCACCAGGGTAGCTATGCAGCAGGTACAGCACTTGCCAAAGCCGGAATAGTCGGTGGTCTGGACACCACTACGGAAGCCATGTTCTGCAAACTGCATCACCTTTACTCTCAGGGTTTCAGCACTGAAGAAGTCAAAGCCATGCTCAGTGTCAGCCTGGCCGGTGAAGTCTCTATCTGA
- the thrC gene encoding threonine synthase yields the protein MKYISTRGQGHSKDFQDVLLAGLADDGGLYVPETLPQFSAEKIRSLKGLPYHQLAFEIIQPFVGGTIEDDKLRQMIDDSYAGFSHQAIAPLHQLSASQWVMELFHGPTLAFKDFALQLLGRLLDHSLTERNEKAIVLGATSGDTGSAAIEGCRHSDRLDIFILHPYQRVSEVQRRQMTTVLDNNVHNIAIQGNFDDCQDMVKRCFADQSFLPENTRLVAVNSINWARIMAQIVYYFHAALALGAPDQPVSFSVPTGNFGDIFAGYIARGMGLPIEKLIVATNNNDILHRFFQNNDYRKQALHQTLSPSMDIMVSSNFERLLFDMHNRRGDAMADLMSGFQKTGNIRVGDSPWQAIREVFDSSRSDDQQVCDTIRTLYNKTGYLADPHTATGIRATEEVLLATQTPAVTLATAHPVKFPDAIVKAGLDAPALPAHIVDLFEREERYEILENDLLSVVAHIKNTSLSS from the coding sequence GTGAAATACATCAGTACCCGAGGACAGGGACACAGCAAAGATTTTCAGGATGTCCTGCTGGCCGGACTGGCGGATGATGGCGGGCTTTACGTGCCAGAAACCCTGCCACAGTTCAGCGCTGAGAAAATACGCTCGCTGAAGGGACTCCCTTACCATCAGCTCGCCTTTGAAATCATTCAACCCTTTGTCGGCGGAACCATTGAAGACGACAAGCTCAGGCAGATGATTGATGACAGTTATGCCGGGTTCAGCCACCAGGCTATCGCACCACTTCACCAACTCAGTGCCTCCCAGTGGGTTATGGAGCTATTTCACGGCCCAACACTGGCCTTCAAGGACTTTGCACTGCAACTCCTTGGTCGACTGCTGGATCACTCGCTGACTGAGCGCAATGAAAAAGCGATCGTATTGGGTGCAACTTCTGGTGATACGGGTTCCGCTGCCATAGAAGGCTGCCGTCATAGCGATCGTCTGGACATATTTATTCTTCACCCTTATCAGCGAGTATCCGAAGTTCAGCGTCGCCAGATGACGACGGTTCTGGACAACAATGTTCACAACATCGCGATACAGGGCAACTTTGATGACTGTCAGGATATGGTGAAACGGTGTTTCGCCGATCAGTCGTTCCTGCCTGAAAACACCCGCCTAGTGGCCGTCAACTCCATCAACTGGGCCCGAATCATGGCTCAGATCGTCTATTATTTTCATGCAGCTCTGGCGCTCGGCGCCCCGGATCAGCCTGTCAGCTTTTCAGTGCCTACCGGTAACTTTGGCGATATCTTCGCAGGCTATATTGCCCGGGGAATGGGTCTGCCGATAGAGAAACTGATTGTTGCCACCAACAACAATGACATTCTCCACCGTTTCTTCCAGAACAATGACTACCGCAAGCAAGCGCTGCACCAGACACTGTCGCCCAGTATGGACATCATGGTTTCCAGTAACTTTGAACGCTTGCTGTTTGATATGCATAACCGCCGGGGCGACGCCATGGCGGATTTGATGTCTGGTTTCCAGAAAACAGGAAATATTCGCGTTGGTGATAGCCCGTGGCAGGCCATTAGAGAGGTGTTTGATAGCAGCCGTTCTGATGATCAGCAGGTCTGTGACACAATCCGTACTCTTTACAATAAAACCGGTTATCTTGCTGATCCCCACACAGCAACCGGCATCCGGGCAACTGAAGAAGTCCTGCTAGCAACACAGACTCCAGCCGTCACGCTGGCAACCGCCCACCCGGTGAAATTCCCTGACGCGATCGTCAAAGCCGGCCTGGATGCACCAGCACTGCCAGCTCATATAGTTGATTTGTTTGAACGGGAAGAGCGTTACGAAATTCTTGAAAACGACCTGCTCTCTGTTGTGGCCCACATTAAAAATACCAGCTTATCAAGCTAA
- a CDS encoding transposase, with translation MTKFEMVAMLTSDHQVILRELASYTTFLAGALSSTAVPTFCELLFGCMLSADGFVTQALLTIDFHCVWSSYHHWLSQGKWQWKNLARHLIRLVCSKAPENQPVVLGLDDWVIERFSDKAPACRTHHQHSKKRNRPTYIWGQCWVSLAIIFERAADEVFTAIPVISFPTPASGNTSKLKIAVAMLRVVRNEVKDRVLRLLTDCWYMNWTLIKPALEMNIEVVGQIPSNRALYALPPAPTVKKRGRPKKYGIKMTTEQVKKLPEEKATVWMYGKFRKIRYRTLICRARFLKGREVRVVWSRFENDKGLTESRIFISTNPELEGLEVLRAYSRRWPVEPMFHQLKHAFGCCHLWQQKLRTLLRWMHLKMAGYALLQLLTVCKNQACLNISRIPWRSPDTTTAGMMKIALSGIIPRFSIRKGWNRYKQKYEFNFRDLIDQLIPDNSEAA, from the coding sequence ATGACGAAATTCGAGATGGTTGCCATGCTCACTTCAGATCATCAAGTAATCCTCAGGGAGCTCGCTTCATATACAACCTTTCTTGCTGGAGCGCTATCATCAACTGCAGTACCAACGTTCTGCGAACTGCTGTTCGGTTGCATGCTTTCAGCCGACGGCTTTGTTACACAGGCGTTGTTAACAATTGATTTTCATTGTGTGTGGAGCAGCTACCACCACTGGCTATCTCAGGGCAAGTGGCAATGGAAGAACTTGGCACGCCACTTGATCCGTCTGGTCTGCTCCAAAGCTCCTGAGAATCAACCTGTGGTCCTGGGGCTTGATGACTGGGTAATCGAACGGTTTTCCGACAAAGCCCCTGCTTGTCGTACACATCATCAACACAGCAAGAAACGCAATCGGCCGACGTACATCTGGGGGCAGTGTTGGGTTTCCCTGGCCATCATATTTGAGCGGGCTGCAGATGAAGTATTTACCGCCATACCGGTGATCTCATTTCCGACACCAGCTTCAGGTAACACCAGCAAACTGAAAATTGCCGTGGCCATGCTCAGGGTGGTACGCAATGAAGTGAAGGATCGAGTGCTACGCCTGCTAACCGATTGCTGGTATATGAACTGGACACTGATAAAGCCAGCTCTGGAAATGAACATAGAAGTTGTTGGTCAGATACCTTCAAATCGGGCCCTCTATGCTTTGCCGCCAGCACCCACCGTAAAGAAGCGAGGGCGCCCAAAAAAGTACGGCATCAAGATGACGACAGAACAGGTTAAGAAACTGCCGGAAGAAAAAGCAACAGTATGGATGTACGGCAAATTTCGCAAAATACGTTATCGTACCCTGATCTGTCGCGCCAGATTCCTTAAAGGTCGTGAAGTACGCGTCGTCTGGAGTCGCTTTGAAAATGACAAAGGTCTGACCGAAAGCAGAATATTCATCTCGACCAATCCGGAACTTGAGGGACTGGAGGTGCTTCGTGCCTATTCCCGGAGATGGCCGGTAGAGCCAATGTTTCACCAACTCAAACATGCTTTTGGCTGTTGCCATTTATGGCAGCAGAAATTGCGAACACTGCTTCGATGGATGCATTTGAAAATGGCAGGCTATGCATTATTGCAGTTATTAACCGTTTGTAAAAATCAGGCATGTCTGAATATTTCTCGGATACCCTGGAGAAGCCCGGATACAACCACTGCAGGCATGATGAAAATTGCTCTTTCAGGAATTATTCCGAGGTTCTCTATTCGCAAGGGCTGGAACAGATATAAGCAAAAATATGAGTTCAATTTTCGCGATCTGATCGACCAGTTAATACCGGATAATTCAGAAGCAGCATAA